From a region of the Tachypleus tridentatus isolate NWPU-2018 chromosome 1, ASM421037v1, whole genome shotgun sequence genome:
- the LOC143246851 gene encoding uncharacterized protein LOC143246851, producing the protein MAAAGFSSLVAHLTGADKARYEENVKELGVGDPYMLPPRVFTPVISSQDNVVQSQTVSGVDLPYITYGDIYIYLINRTSTYTNESLKGYKSLDAYKYFVAGFVQNVQITRATSDKVIITAKVCHSQRLNEPPLKLWVASCRNGEIISSHCTCKAGLGEVCSHVGIQIQV; encoded by the exons atggctgccgctggcttttcatcacttgtagcacaCCTGACAGGTGCTGATAAGGCCAGGTATGAGGAAAACGTGAAGGAACTGGGTGTAGGAGACCCGTATATGCTCCCGCCACGTGTATTTACGCCAGTAATATCCAGCCAAGACAACGTTGTTCAGAGTCAGACTGTTTCCGGAGTAGATCTGCCATATATTACATatggtgacatttatatatatttgataaacaggaCTTCCACCTATACAAATGAAAGTCTAAAAGGTTACAAAAGCCTTGATGCGTACAAGTATTTTGTGGCAGGATTTGTACAGAATGTGCAGATAACCAGGGCAACGTCGGATAAAGTCATCATTACAGCAAAA gTGTGCCACTCTCAGCGGCTAAATGAACCACCACTAAAGCTATGGGTTGCTAGTTGCAGGAATGGAGAGATAATATCTTCCCACTGCACCTGCAAGGCTGGACTAGGTGAAGTCTGCTCCCACGTTGGCATTCAGATTCAAGTCTAA